Proteins found in one Sorghum bicolor cultivar BTx623 chromosome 1, Sorghum_bicolor_NCBIv3, whole genome shotgun sequence genomic segment:
- the LOC8086211 gene encoding mitotic checkpoint protein BUB3.3 isoform X1 has protein sequence MARRSLAGDATAGAASRVRFAPTSNNLLVSSWDSGLRLYDADEGTLRVSAESEAALLDCCFEDESSAFACGSDGSVRRYDFHSGSQDTVGLHEDVLACIEFSSMTGQVMTGGLDKKIKLWDLKTRNVSPSGTIILDSDVASLSICGVYILAAVARNVYFYDMRNLTTPVNEKDCPLEYQIRCLHASPEWNAYVAGSVDGAVALKHLDRGTDRDLGYSFRCHPKSRNGRSNLVPVNCIAVHPCKKTFVTGDDEGCTIAWDARSKKKLIELPIYLGSVASIAYNHNGQLLAVASNYFREVDKEVIDHHQVFIETEEDFKGKSRVG, from the exons ATGGCGAGGCGGAGCCTGGCGGGCGACGCAACCGCAGGCGCCGCATCCCGGGTTCGGTTCGCGCCCACCTCCAACAACCTGCTCGTCTCCTCATGGGATTCG GGGCTGCGGCTGTACGATGCCGACGAGGGCACGCTCCGGGTCAGTGCGGAGTCTGAGGCGGCACTCCTCGACTGCTGCTTCGAGGATGAGTCTTCAGCGTTTGCTTGCGGCTCCGATGGATCTGTGAGAAG GTACGACTTCCACTCAGGTTCTCAGGATACAGTGGGGCTCCATGAAGATGTGCTTGCCTGCATTGAATTCTCTTCGATGACTG GTCAGGTTATGACCGGTGGCCTTGATAAGAAGATAAAGCTTTGGGATTTAAAAACAAGAAATGTAAGCCCGAGTGGCACTATAATCTTAGATTCAGATGTGGCATCACTTTCTATCTGTGGCGTGTATATATTAGCTGCAGTTGCGAGAAATGTTTATTTTTATGACATGAGGAATCTAACAACACCAGTAAATGAAAAAGACTGTCCTCTGGAATATCAAATTCGATGCCTTCATGCTTCTCCAGAATGGAATG CTTATGTTGCTGGATCTGTGGATGGAGCTGTTGCATTGAAGCATCTTGATCGTGGAACAGATAGAGATCTAGG ATATTCATTTCGTTGCCATCCAAAATCCAGAAATGGAAGATCAAATCTGGTCCCTGTAAATTGCATCGCAGTTCATCCCTG CAAGAAAACCTTTGTTACTGGAGATGATGAAGGATGCACTATTGCCTGGGATGCTCGTTCAAAAAAGAAGCTGATAGAG CTTCCGATCTATTTGGGCAGTGTGGCGTCAATTGCATACAACCATAATGGCCAACTTCTGGCGGTTGCCTCAAACTATTTTAGAGAAGTAGATAAAGA GGTGATTGACCACCACCAGGTATTCATTGAAACCGAGGAGGACTTCAAAGGCAAGTCCCGTGTCGGGTAG
- the LOC8086211 gene encoding mitotic checkpoint protein BUB3.3 isoform X2, which yields MARRSLAGDATAGAASRVRFAPTSNNLLVSSWDSGLRLYDADEGTLRVSAESEAALLDCCFEDESSAFACGSDGSVRRYDFHSGSQDTVGLHEDVLACIEFSSMTGQVMTGGLDKKIKLWDLKTRNVSPSGTIILDSDVASLSICGVYILAAVARNVYFYDMRNLTTPVNEKDCPLEYQIRCLHASPEWNAYVAGSVDGAVALKHLDRGTDRDLGYSFRCHPKSRNGRSNLVPVNCIAVHPCKKTFVTGDDEGCTIAWDARSKKKLIEGD from the exons ATGGCGAGGCGGAGCCTGGCGGGCGACGCAACCGCAGGCGCCGCATCCCGGGTTCGGTTCGCGCCCACCTCCAACAACCTGCTCGTCTCCTCATGGGATTCG GGGCTGCGGCTGTACGATGCCGACGAGGGCACGCTCCGGGTCAGTGCGGAGTCTGAGGCGGCACTCCTCGACTGCTGCTTCGAGGATGAGTCTTCAGCGTTTGCTTGCGGCTCCGATGGATCTGTGAGAAG GTACGACTTCCACTCAGGTTCTCAGGATACAGTGGGGCTCCATGAAGATGTGCTTGCCTGCATTGAATTCTCTTCGATGACTG GTCAGGTTATGACCGGTGGCCTTGATAAGAAGATAAAGCTTTGGGATTTAAAAACAAGAAATGTAAGCCCGAGTGGCACTATAATCTTAGATTCAGATGTGGCATCACTTTCTATCTGTGGCGTGTATATATTAGCTGCAGTTGCGAGAAATGTTTATTTTTATGACATGAGGAATCTAACAACACCAGTAAATGAAAAAGACTGTCCTCTGGAATATCAAATTCGATGCCTTCATGCTTCTCCAGAATGGAATG CTTATGTTGCTGGATCTGTGGATGGAGCTGTTGCATTGAAGCATCTTGATCGTGGAACAGATAGAGATCTAGG ATATTCATTTCGTTGCCATCCAAAATCCAGAAATGGAAGATCAAATCTGGTCCCTGTAAATTGCATCGCAGTTCATCCCTG CAAGAAAACCTTTGTTACTGGAGATGATGAAGGATGCACTATTGCCTGGGATGCTCGTTCAAAAAAGAAGCTGATAGAG GGTGATTGA
- the LOC8086212 gene encoding uncharacterized protein LOC8086212 isoform X2: MGAKVEGESYMPGYYATGDLNVEANGRWSPYYEEMTSNGQLCNGFTTKPANGYSEFDKEILKHQMLEHEAVFRQQVYELHRVYKIQKDMMNQHQSKEVYSYPTLAVASHTNSPSQGPPNGVKMMWQMPVPPVSTTYRKAVGEHNDTNQSSMKFLREGSVQSSPNGFLSSDAGPRSRQGTFDLQLPADHYIDDDDTSDNKPIDFLGLASDTKPRNDAEHTLVSAEGLGKFSDNSSSSGLRTTNNLGSRQVTDLNESNTGFYIGRANGSASKGLPHTLKNSWHQPIMRSNTTNFSFSKEYSKEKHTDEGTSSNFFDTSAKITHEDKPSINKGKQVSSITFLAPRYNDADSPKYFKAGDGRPASYNQFLYQGQNSSVGWIARSPLEASVINNFARVDRPYHPNMGTFTAPISIPQIDNPSIVSPMGSCTADPRSSIINNPALIPRFNGSSAVNSYTSLSAVTQSIGTSMPKLKNVDNLDKRYPGFPLDSFSVSHSRHQVAISSNLVQKNSQKLEDSDQQSHGKGMKNFNLNETLSDCQEDGLVEQDGRCAASFQHGKDGGSVFGISWLKNKAMSADPTTLEKPQKIFGHSFGTKMELKNTKDQNEPAVTIRNLSDSASTSLGCGIKKDGPSEDIVTGTLLVCNKAQAGATCLPLSCQKHVPKDGQAAEGVIKKSGALIRNFIDLNDDVPNDDNSEESVVSHECQVEPSRNNHPKRTFVIDLEAPACEEDAAWDFDQESVQPKLDAYQEADNRSDTSALAAAENIVALARNVPTAAEASDDMLQWFADLAVLNINDLAEQVELQACTNDSSNDESDSFESLTLKLEETKIEEYWSRPLELEVTTDEQTVSTAHLLTKPRRGQQRRRRQKRDFQKDILPGLSSLSRPEIIEDVQLLEGLVQASGGSWESSLTRRGRYGGRTRGRKPRKTVVTVIVEEEEVEVSPPPKPVGTGDLEADDRGMIGWGRTTRRCRRTRCPSGNNMATAS; this comes from the exons ATGGGGGCAAAAGTAGAAGGGGAAAGCTATATGCCTGGATATTATGCCACGGGGGATCTCAACGTGGAGGCGAATGGCAGGTGGTCTCCATACTATGAGGAGATGACATCAAATGGCCAGTTATGCAATGGCTTCACAACAAAACCAGCAAATGGTTATTCGGAATTTGACAAAGAAATACTCAAGCATCAAATGCTTGAACATGAAGCTGTGTTTAGACAACAG GTGTATGAACTGCACCGAGTTTACAAAATACAGAAGGATATGATGAATCAACATCAAAGCAAAGAGGTATATTCATACCCAACTTTGGCAGTTGCATCACATACAAATTCACCGTCACAAGGGCCACCAAATGGTGTAAAGATGATGTGGCAGATGCCAGTTCCTCCTGTGTCCACAACATACAGGAAAGCTGTTGGAGAGCATAATGATACAAACCAGTCCTCCATGAAGTTCCTTAGAGAAGGCAGCGTTCAGTCctctccaaatggatttctatcAAGTGATGCTGGTCCAAGAAGCAGACAAGGCACTTTTGACCTTCAACTTCCAGCTGATCATTATATAGATGACGATGACACGTCAGATAACAAGCCCATAGATTTCCTTGGTTTGGCATCGGATACAAAACCCCGGAATGATGCTGAGCATACATTAGTTAGTGCTGAAGGCTTGGGCAAGTTCAGTGATAATAGTTCATCCTCAGGTTTGCGGACTACAAATAATCTTGGAAGCCGGCAAGTTACCGACCTGAATGAATCAAATACTGGCTTCTATATTGGTAGAGCAAATGGATCAGCTTCCAAAGGCCTTCCACATACCCTCAAGAACTCGTGGCACCAACCAATAATGAGATCAAACACAACTAATTTCAGTTTCAGTAAAGAATACTCCAAAGAAAAGCACACAGATGAAGGTACAAGCTCAAATTTCTTTGACACAAGTGCGAAAATAACACACGAGGACAAACCATCAATCAATAAAG gtaaacAAGTCAGCAGTATAACCTTTTTAGCACCCAGATATAATGATGCTGATTCTCCAAAATACTTCAAAGCTGGTGATGGGAGGCCTGCCAGTTATAACCAATTTCTTTACCAAGGTCAGAATAGTTCAGTTGGATGGATTGCACGAAGTCCTCTGGAAGCTTCTGTTATCAATAATTTTGCTAGAGTTGACCGTCCATATCATCCGAATATGGGTACATTTACTGCCCCCATCTCTATTCCTCAAATAGACAATCCTTCAATTGTCTCGCCGATGGGTTCTTGCACAGCAGATCCAAGGAGTAGCATTATCAATAATCCTGCTTTAATTCCAAGATTCAATGGATCATCAGCTGTGAATTCGTACACCAGTCTTAGTGCTGTGACACAGAGCATTGGAACTTCAATGCCAAAGCTGAAAAATGTGGATAACTTAGATAAACGCTATCCTGGTTTTCCACTTGATTCGTTTTCTGTGTCCCACTCACGACATCAGGTGGCAATTTCAAGTAACCTGGTGCAAAAGAACTCCCAGAAGTTGGAAGATTCAGATCAACAGTCCCATGGCAAGGGTATGAAGAACTTCAATTTGAATGAGACACTGTCAGATTGTCAGGAAGATGGTCTTGTAGAACAAGATGGGAGATGTGCTGCCAGTTTTCAGCATGGTAAAGATGGGGGGTCAGTATTTGGGATCTCTTGGCTCAAAAATAAAGCTATGTCTGCTGATCCAACAACTCTGGAGAAGCCACAGAAGATTTTTGGCCACTCATTTGGAACTAAAATGGAGCTGAAAAATACCAAAGACCAGAACGAACCAGCCGTGACTATTCGAAATTTGTCAGATTCTGCTTCGACATCTCTTGGCTGTGGAATTAAGAAGGATGGGCCTTCAGAAGACATTGTCACTGGAACTCTGCTagtttgtaataaagcccaAGCGGGTGCTACATGTTTACCTCTTTCATGCCAGAAACATGTGCCTAAAGATGGACAAGCTGCTGAAGGAGTCATCAAGAAAAGTGGCGCCCTCATCAGGAATTTCATTGATCTCAATGATGACGTACCAAACGATGACAATTCTGAGGAATCAGTAGTGTCACATGAATGCCAGGTGGAACCTTCACGGAACAACCATCCTAAACGAACATTTGTGATTGATTTAGAGGCGCCGGCTTGTGAAGAGGATGCTGCATGGGATTTTGATCAAGAAAGCGTACAGCCTAAACTCGATGCATACCAGGAAGCTGACAACAGATCTGATACATCCGCTCTAGCTGCAGCTGAGAACATCGTAGCGTTGGCAAGGAATGTGCCAACAGCTGCAGAGGCATCTGATGATATGTTGCAGTGGTTTGCAGATCTCGCTGTATTAAACATCAATGACCTTGCTGAGCAAGTTgaactccaagcttgtaccaatGATTCCAGTAACGATGAGTCAGATTCATTTGAATCCTTGACACTGAAGCTGGAAGAGACCAAGATTGAGGAGTACTGGAGCAGGCCACTGGAACTGGAAGTCACAACCGATGAACAAACAGTTTCAACTGCTCATCTTCTTACCAAGCCCAGAAGGGGCCAGCAAAGGAGACGACGGCAGAAGCGAGATTTCCAGAAAGATATCTTGCCTGGCCTTTCGTCACTTTCCCGGCCTGAAATCATAGAGGATGTACAATTGCTCGAGGGGTTAGTCCAGGCTTCTGGTGGATCCTGGGAGTCCAGTTTAACTAGGCGAGGACGCTATGGTGGGCGGACTAGAGGTAGGAAACCTCGGAAAACTGTAGTGACTGTAATCGTAGAAGAGGAGGAGGTTGAGGTTAGTCCACCGCCAAAACCTGTTGGCACTGGGGACTTAGAAGCTGATGATAGGGGTATGATTGGATGGGGCAGAACAACAAGGCGGTGTCGCAGAACGAGATGTCCGTCAGGTAACAACATGGCTACTGCGTCTTGA
- the LOC8086212 gene encoding uncharacterized protein LOC8086212 isoform X1 translates to MGAKVEGESYMPGYYATGDLNVEANGRWSPYYEEMTSNGQLCNGFTTKPANGYSEFDKEILKHQMLEHEAVFRQQPHNPLAIQVYELHRVYKIQKDMMNQHQSKEVYSYPTLAVASHTNSPSQGPPNGVKMMWQMPVPPVSTTYRKAVGEHNDTNQSSMKFLREGSVQSSPNGFLSSDAGPRSRQGTFDLQLPADHYIDDDDTSDNKPIDFLGLASDTKPRNDAEHTLVSAEGLGKFSDNSSSSGLRTTNNLGSRQVTDLNESNTGFYIGRANGSASKGLPHTLKNSWHQPIMRSNTTNFSFSKEYSKEKHTDEGTSSNFFDTSAKITHEDKPSINKGKQVSSITFLAPRYNDADSPKYFKAGDGRPASYNQFLYQGQNSSVGWIARSPLEASVINNFARVDRPYHPNMGTFTAPISIPQIDNPSIVSPMGSCTADPRSSIINNPALIPRFNGSSAVNSYTSLSAVTQSIGTSMPKLKNVDNLDKRYPGFPLDSFSVSHSRHQVAISSNLVQKNSQKLEDSDQQSHGKGMKNFNLNETLSDCQEDGLVEQDGRCAASFQHGKDGGSVFGISWLKNKAMSADPTTLEKPQKIFGHSFGTKMELKNTKDQNEPAVTIRNLSDSASTSLGCGIKKDGPSEDIVTGTLLVCNKAQAGATCLPLSCQKHVPKDGQAAEGVIKKSGALIRNFIDLNDDVPNDDNSEESVVSHECQVEPSRNNHPKRTFVIDLEAPACEEDAAWDFDQESVQPKLDAYQEADNRSDTSALAAAENIVALARNVPTAAEASDDMLQWFADLAVLNINDLAEQVELQACTNDSSNDESDSFESLTLKLEETKIEEYWSRPLELEVTTDEQTVSTAHLLTKPRRGQQRRRRQKRDFQKDILPGLSSLSRPEIIEDVQLLEGLVQASGGSWESSLTRRGRYGGRTRGRKPRKTVVTVIVEEEEVEVSPPPKPVGTGDLEADDRGMIGWGRTTRRCRRTRCPSGNNMATAS, encoded by the exons ATGGGGGCAAAAGTAGAAGGGGAAAGCTATATGCCTGGATATTATGCCACGGGGGATCTCAACGTGGAGGCGAATGGCAGGTGGTCTCCATACTATGAGGAGATGACATCAAATGGCCAGTTATGCAATGGCTTCACAACAAAACCAGCAAATGGTTATTCGGAATTTGACAAAGAAATACTCAAGCATCAAATGCTTGAACATGAAGCTGTGTTTAGACAACAG CCTCACAACCCACTCGCTATCCAGGTGTATGAACTGCACCGAGTTTACAAAATACAGAAGGATATGATGAATCAACATCAAAGCAAAGAGGTATATTCATACCCAACTTTGGCAGTTGCATCACATACAAATTCACCGTCACAAGGGCCACCAAATGGTGTAAAGATGATGTGGCAGATGCCAGTTCCTCCTGTGTCCACAACATACAGGAAAGCTGTTGGAGAGCATAATGATACAAACCAGTCCTCCATGAAGTTCCTTAGAGAAGGCAGCGTTCAGTCctctccaaatggatttctatcAAGTGATGCTGGTCCAAGAAGCAGACAAGGCACTTTTGACCTTCAACTTCCAGCTGATCATTATATAGATGACGATGACACGTCAGATAACAAGCCCATAGATTTCCTTGGTTTGGCATCGGATACAAAACCCCGGAATGATGCTGAGCATACATTAGTTAGTGCTGAAGGCTTGGGCAAGTTCAGTGATAATAGTTCATCCTCAGGTTTGCGGACTACAAATAATCTTGGAAGCCGGCAAGTTACCGACCTGAATGAATCAAATACTGGCTTCTATATTGGTAGAGCAAATGGATCAGCTTCCAAAGGCCTTCCACATACCCTCAAGAACTCGTGGCACCAACCAATAATGAGATCAAACACAACTAATTTCAGTTTCAGTAAAGAATACTCCAAAGAAAAGCACACAGATGAAGGTACAAGCTCAAATTTCTTTGACACAAGTGCGAAAATAACACACGAGGACAAACCATCAATCAATAAAG gtaaacAAGTCAGCAGTATAACCTTTTTAGCACCCAGATATAATGATGCTGATTCTCCAAAATACTTCAAAGCTGGTGATGGGAGGCCTGCCAGTTATAACCAATTTCTTTACCAAGGTCAGAATAGTTCAGTTGGATGGATTGCACGAAGTCCTCTGGAAGCTTCTGTTATCAATAATTTTGCTAGAGTTGACCGTCCATATCATCCGAATATGGGTACATTTACTGCCCCCATCTCTATTCCTCAAATAGACAATCCTTCAATTGTCTCGCCGATGGGTTCTTGCACAGCAGATCCAAGGAGTAGCATTATCAATAATCCTGCTTTAATTCCAAGATTCAATGGATCATCAGCTGTGAATTCGTACACCAGTCTTAGTGCTGTGACACAGAGCATTGGAACTTCAATGCCAAAGCTGAAAAATGTGGATAACTTAGATAAACGCTATCCTGGTTTTCCACTTGATTCGTTTTCTGTGTCCCACTCACGACATCAGGTGGCAATTTCAAGTAACCTGGTGCAAAAGAACTCCCAGAAGTTGGAAGATTCAGATCAACAGTCCCATGGCAAGGGTATGAAGAACTTCAATTTGAATGAGACACTGTCAGATTGTCAGGAAGATGGTCTTGTAGAACAAGATGGGAGATGTGCTGCCAGTTTTCAGCATGGTAAAGATGGGGGGTCAGTATTTGGGATCTCTTGGCTCAAAAATAAAGCTATGTCTGCTGATCCAACAACTCTGGAGAAGCCACAGAAGATTTTTGGCCACTCATTTGGAACTAAAATGGAGCTGAAAAATACCAAAGACCAGAACGAACCAGCCGTGACTATTCGAAATTTGTCAGATTCTGCTTCGACATCTCTTGGCTGTGGAATTAAGAAGGATGGGCCTTCAGAAGACATTGTCACTGGAACTCTGCTagtttgtaataaagcccaAGCGGGTGCTACATGTTTACCTCTTTCATGCCAGAAACATGTGCCTAAAGATGGACAAGCTGCTGAAGGAGTCATCAAGAAAAGTGGCGCCCTCATCAGGAATTTCATTGATCTCAATGATGACGTACCAAACGATGACAATTCTGAGGAATCAGTAGTGTCACATGAATGCCAGGTGGAACCTTCACGGAACAACCATCCTAAACGAACATTTGTGATTGATTTAGAGGCGCCGGCTTGTGAAGAGGATGCTGCATGGGATTTTGATCAAGAAAGCGTACAGCCTAAACTCGATGCATACCAGGAAGCTGACAACAGATCTGATACATCCGCTCTAGCTGCAGCTGAGAACATCGTAGCGTTGGCAAGGAATGTGCCAACAGCTGCAGAGGCATCTGATGATATGTTGCAGTGGTTTGCAGATCTCGCTGTATTAAACATCAATGACCTTGCTGAGCAAGTTgaactccaagcttgtaccaatGATTCCAGTAACGATGAGTCAGATTCATTTGAATCCTTGACACTGAAGCTGGAAGAGACCAAGATTGAGGAGTACTGGAGCAGGCCACTGGAACTGGAAGTCACAACCGATGAACAAACAGTTTCAACTGCTCATCTTCTTACCAAGCCCAGAAGGGGCCAGCAAAGGAGACGACGGCAGAAGCGAGATTTCCAGAAAGATATCTTGCCTGGCCTTTCGTCACTTTCCCGGCCTGAAATCATAGAGGATGTACAATTGCTCGAGGGGTTAGTCCAGGCTTCTGGTGGATCCTGGGAGTCCAGTTTAACTAGGCGAGGACGCTATGGTGGGCGGACTAGAGGTAGGAAACCTCGGAAAACTGTAGTGACTGTAATCGTAGAAGAGGAGGAGGTTGAGGTTAGTCCACCGCCAAAACCTGTTGGCACTGGGGACTTAGAAGCTGATGATAGGGGTATGATTGGATGGGGCAGAACAACAAGGCGGTGTCGCAGAACGAGATGTCCGTCAGGTAACAACATGGCTACTGCGTCTTGA